The proteins below come from a single Streptomyces tubercidicus genomic window:
- a CDS encoding NAD(P)H-dependent oxidoreductase, translating to MKVLWLFAHPDQRSLSGALKDEGLRTLDTQGHQHRVSDLYAMKWNPVVDAADYGHDPADRLLVGEASERAYTEGHLAPDIRAEQHKLDWADTLIVQFPLWWYGMPAILKGWFDRVFVKGFAFGLTDPATGRPLRYGDGKLTGKRAMVITTAGARAATLGPRGVNGDLNDLLFPLQHGTLWYTGISVVPPLLIPGADRASPTAYATAATRLRERLRTLPTTEPLPFRHQNSKDYDDDLLLHPDLTRLPPPRTGPAAHYTAPPPPVHG from the coding sequence ATGAAGGTCCTCTGGCTGTTCGCCCACCCCGACCAGCGCTCCCTGAGCGGCGCCCTCAAGGACGAGGGCCTCCGCACCCTCGACACCCAGGGCCACCAGCACCGCGTCTCCGACCTGTACGCCATGAAGTGGAACCCGGTGGTCGACGCCGCCGACTACGGCCACGACCCGGCCGACCGCCTCCTCGTCGGCGAGGCATCCGAACGCGCCTACACGGAAGGCCACTTGGCCCCCGACATCCGCGCCGAACAGCACAAGCTCGACTGGGCCGACACCTTGATCGTGCAGTTCCCCCTCTGGTGGTACGGAATGCCGGCCATCCTCAAGGGCTGGTTCGACCGCGTCTTCGTCAAGGGCTTCGCCTTCGGCCTCACCGACCCGGCCACCGGCCGCCCCCTCCGTTACGGCGACGGCAAACTCACCGGCAAACGGGCCATGGTCATCACCACCGCCGGCGCCCGCGCCGCCACCCTCGGCCCGCGCGGCGTCAACGGAGACCTCAACGACCTCCTCTTCCCCCTCCAGCACGGCACCCTCTGGTACACCGGCATCTCCGTCGTCCCGCCACTCCTGATCCCCGGCGCGGACCGCGCCTCCCCGACCGCCTACGCGACCGCCGCCACCCGCCTGCGCGAGCGCCTGCGCACGCTCCCCACCACCGAGCCGCTCCCGTTCCGCCACCAGAACAGCAAGGACTACGACGACGACCTACTCCTCCACCCCGACCTGACCCGGCTCCCCCCACCCCGCACCGGCCCGGCCGCCCACTACACGGCCCCGCCACCCCCGGTCCACGGCTGA
- a CDS encoding effector-associated constant component EACC1, protein MDEPELRGQAGVSLEAEPSEPGQMGGGLELVNVVLSNSIALGSLVTAVATWRGSRARPPQIRLERDGVVVTLQDGSPEAVERILRVWSEGERDQGDEGGAPGSGARGGERG, encoded by the coding sequence GTGGATGAGCCTGAGTTGCGGGGGCAGGCGGGGGTGTCCCTGGAGGCGGAGCCGTCGGAGCCGGGGCAGATGGGCGGGGGGCTGGAGCTCGTCAATGTGGTGCTGTCCAACAGCATTGCGTTGGGGAGCCTGGTGACCGCTGTGGCCACTTGGCGGGGTTCGCGGGCGCGGCCGCCGCAGATCCGGCTGGAGCGGGATGGTGTGGTGGTGACGTTGCAGGATGGCTCTCCCGAGGCGGTGGAGCGGATTTTGCGGGTGTGGAGTGAGGGGGAGAGGGATCAGGGGGACGAGGGCGGTGCGCCTGGTTCGGGGGCGAGGGGGGGAGAGCGCGGGTAG
- a CDS encoding GlxA family transcriptional regulator, with protein MGVTGVVESGSGSGSGGRGGGGQVRDVTGSGRLHRVAVLVRDGMLPIEVGIVHRIFGEARSAAGERLYELVTCALEPGEVRTDTDFTVNVAHGPEALAQADTVVVPASGTDYGLGAERSAGRLSPAMAEALGRIRPGTRIASICTGAFVLAAAGLLDGRRATTHWRSVEDFRQLFPAVELDADVLYTDEGEVLTAAGVASGIDLCLHMVRCDHGAAVANDVARRTVVPPHREGGQAQYIRRPVPEPQISSTGAARAWALEHLDRPLSLRELAARESMSVRTFTRRFREEVGVSPLQWLTQQRIERARQLLEETELTVDRIAAEAGFGTAASLRQHLQSALGVSPRAYRSTFRGPGSGGGGLVA; from the coding sequence ATGGGTGTCACGGGTGTAGTGGAGAGCGGAAGCGGGAGCGGTAGTGGGGGCCGTGGTGGGGGCGGGCAGGTGCGGGACGTAACGGGGAGCGGGCGGCTGCATCGGGTGGCGGTGCTGGTGCGGGACGGGATGCTGCCGATCGAGGTGGGCATCGTGCACCGGATCTTCGGGGAGGCCCGGTCGGCGGCCGGGGAGCGGCTGTACGAGTTGGTGACCTGCGCGCTGGAGCCCGGTGAGGTGCGGACGGACACGGACTTCACGGTGAATGTCGCGCACGGGCCGGAGGCGCTGGCGCAGGCCGACACCGTGGTCGTACCGGCGTCCGGGACGGACTACGGGCTGGGGGCGGAGCGGAGCGCCGGACGGCTGAGTCCGGCGATGGCGGAGGCGCTGGGCCGGATCCGGCCCGGGACCCGGATCGCGTCGATCTGCACCGGGGCGTTCGTCCTGGCCGCGGCCGGGCTGCTGGACGGGCGGCGGGCGACTACACACTGGCGGTCGGTGGAGGACTTCCGCCAGTTGTTCCCGGCCGTCGAGCTGGACGCGGATGTGCTGTACACGGATGAGGGTGAGGTGCTGACGGCGGCCGGGGTCGCCTCCGGGATCGATCTGTGTCTGCACATGGTCCGGTGCGATCACGGGGCGGCGGTGGCCAATGACGTGGCGCGCCGGACGGTCGTGCCGCCGCACCGGGAGGGCGGGCAGGCGCAGTACATCCGGCGGCCGGTGCCGGAGCCGCAGATCTCGTCCACGGGGGCGGCGCGGGCCTGGGCACTGGAACATCTGGACCGGCCGCTGAGCCTGCGGGAACTGGCGGCGCGGGAGTCGATGAGCGTACGGACCTTCACCCGGCGGTTCCGGGAGGAGGTCGGCGTCTCGCCCCTCCAGTGGCTGACACAGCAACGGATCGAGAGGGCGCGGCAGTTGCTGGAGGAGACGGAGCTGACGGTGGACCGGATCGCGGCCGAGGCGGGCTTCGGGACGGCGGCCTCGCTGCGGCAGCATCTGCAGTCGGCGTTGGGGGTCTCGCCGCGGGCCTACCGGAGCACGTTCCGGGGGCCGGGGAGTGGTGGGGGTGGGCTGGTGGCGTGA
- a CDS encoding helix-turn-helix transcriptional regulator, whose translation MDYDFTFIVTGVTVEDADAVESLFDTLDATLAKAGGQHMVSITMDGPRAVDAALHAATALRECVPGLRVIRLDRDLVGIPEISERTDRSRQNVAQWVAGERKAEHGPFPAPEGVAGRTQVWLWTEVNAWLRKHGMGDTDVAYPSREEMTEIDFALANAVSLTFKYAPTLGFDEGRQTVVRELQRRHMPKLVKVLTGSQTLDQNGRHVVLVADQHEPADAVMKRVADFDHGVMLVTMTDQFVGAELSTQEDASPSPEVVSVPTTATVRDWFELALEHPGASFTPGGMERAEPHPAPVKQLLLAAAA comes from the coding sequence ATGGACTACGACTTCACCTTCATCGTGACAGGCGTGACAGTTGAGGATGCCGACGCCGTCGAGAGTCTTTTCGACACCTTGGACGCCACCCTCGCGAAGGCCGGCGGCCAGCACATGGTGAGCATCACCATGGACGGCCCCCGCGCAGTGGATGCCGCGCTTCACGCGGCCACGGCTCTTCGCGAATGCGTGCCAGGGCTGCGCGTGATCAGGCTGGACCGTGACCTGGTGGGCATCCCTGAGATCAGTGAGCGCACAGATCGGTCCAGGCAAAACGTTGCACAGTGGGTCGCGGGTGAGCGCAAGGCTGAGCACGGGCCTTTCCCTGCACCCGAGGGAGTAGCAGGACGCACTCAGGTCTGGCTGTGGACAGAAGTCAATGCGTGGCTGCGTAAACACGGCATGGGGGACACCGACGTCGCCTACCCCAGCCGAGAAGAGATGACGGAGATCGATTTCGCTCTCGCCAATGCGGTTTCCTTGACGTTCAAGTACGCCCCTACGCTCGGCTTCGACGAGGGCCGGCAGACCGTCGTCCGCGAATTGCAGCGACGCCACATGCCCAAACTCGTCAAGGTGCTGACGGGTAGCCAGACGCTGGACCAGAACGGTCGGCATGTCGTCCTGGTGGCGGACCAGCACGAACCCGCTGACGCTGTGATGAAACGTGTGGCTGACTTCGACCACGGCGTGATGCTGGTGACCATGACCGACCAGTTCGTGGGGGCCGAGCTCTCGACACAGGAAGACGCCAGCCCGTCGCCAGAAGTGGTTTCGGTTCCAACGACCGCAACCGTAAGAGACTGGTTCGAGCTAGCGCTTGAACACCCCGGAGCCTCTTTCACTCCAGGCGGGATGGAACGCGCAGAGCCGCATCCAGCCCCCGTGAAACAGCTGCTACTTGCTGCAGCCGCCTGA
- a CDS encoding response regulator, translated as MTIRVLLADDQALLRGTFRMLIDSASDMEVVAEAATGREAVDLARSHRADLVLMDIRMPDLDGLAATRLISEDEDLAGVKVLVLTTFENDEYVAEALRAGASGFLGKGINPEELLDAIRVVAAGDSLLSPTATKALIARFLAQPAPPLGRAAAPQLAALTPREREVVTLVAAGLSNDEIAERLYVTPLTAKTHANRAMTKLGARDRAQLVVIAFQAGLARPDGA; from the coding sequence ATGACCATCCGTGTGCTGCTCGCCGACGATCAGGCCCTCCTGCGCGGCACCTTCCGGATGCTCATCGACTCCGCCTCCGACATGGAGGTCGTCGCGGAGGCCGCGACCGGCCGCGAAGCCGTCGACCTGGCCCGCAGCCACCGCGCCGACCTGGTGCTGATGGACATCCGGATGCCTGACCTCGACGGTCTCGCCGCGACCCGGCTGATCAGCGAGGACGAGGATCTCGCCGGTGTGAAGGTCCTGGTGCTGACCACCTTCGAGAACGACGAGTACGTCGCGGAGGCACTTCGCGCCGGGGCGAGCGGCTTTCTCGGCAAGGGCATCAACCCGGAGGAACTGCTCGACGCGATCCGTGTGGTCGCCGCCGGCGACTCCCTGCTCTCGCCGACCGCGACCAAGGCCCTGATCGCCCGTTTCCTGGCCCAGCCCGCACCACCCCTCGGGCGGGCCGCAGCACCGCAGTTGGCCGCGCTCACCCCGCGGGAGCGCGAGGTGGTCACCCTGGTCGCGGCCGGCCTGTCCAATGACGAGATCGCCGAGCGCCTCTACGTCACCCCGCTCACCGCCAAGACCCACGCGAACCGCGCGATGACCAAGCTGGGCGCCCGTGACCGGGCCCAACTCGTGGTCATCGCCTTTCAGGCGGGACTGGCCCGGCCCGACGGGGCATGA